From one Desulfonatronovibrio magnus genomic stretch:
- a CDS encoding O-antigen ligase family protein produces the protein MFFLIILIPFTLSFVIPLNNFLLLDFITPVLFLFTFAKVLKHGNMLIPRHSFLFFSAILILIHVAIIHYILNPVFGSTFFGGESGIRQYYSIFTGVCIFFHSLWVSRYFIPIGDNFWMKFLQWLIIACVAFGILRIVSHFSGFDLPFWEGRFAYTAISIDPGMGGRIGGLAELGTVGLAALLAVYYDNRFDLKFIIIISIFTFFIVMSGGRAASVGAFICVLIFFFLIQKSLARFAFIIAIFFTLILSATIFAPLDAQFSRISNLEGGMEELSPHRHAFQLALLDHFLEKPWLGQGIGTKIQLIGPDGNYISSNITWGHGTYTSILAIFGILGGIYLFIFLFGSTIKMYFFKRKYINLTNNINDGIIILIFCILNLIILSIRFIAEGNGFNFPILFCFVGLGIGTISKMDHLLKHPNSNYTTIQIIKK, from the coding sequence ATGTTTTTTTTGATAATACTTATACCATTTACGCTTTCATTTGTTATACCACTGAACAACTTCTTATTGCTTGATTTTATCACACCTGTTTTGTTTTTATTTACCTTTGCTAAAGTTTTAAAACATGGCAATATGCTAATTCCACGACACTCTTTTCTGTTTTTTTCTGCCATACTTATATTAATACATGTCGCAATTATTCACTATATACTTAATCCTGTTTTCGGTAGTACATTTTTCGGTGGTGAATCAGGCATAAGACAATATTATTCAATTTTTACTGGAGTTTGTATATTTTTCCATAGTTTATGGGTCAGCAGATATTTCATTCCTATTGGCGATAATTTTTGGATGAAGTTTCTTCAGTGGCTGATTATTGCATGTGTAGCTTTTGGCATACTTAGAATCGTCTCTCATTTTTCTGGTTTTGACTTACCTTTTTGGGAAGGTCGCTTTGCCTATACTGCCATAAGCATAGATCCCGGGATGGGCGGTAGAATTGGCGGCCTGGCAGAACTTGGAACAGTCGGTCTGGCTGCATTACTGGCAGTTTACTATGATAATCGCTTTGATTTAAAATTTATCATAATCATTTCAATTTTTACTTTTTTTATTGTCATGAGTGGAGGCAGAGCAGCTTCTGTTGGTGCTTTTATTTGTGTTCTTATTTTCTTTTTTTTAATTCAAAAAAGTTTAGCAAGGTTTGCTTTTATCATAGCTATATTTTTTACCCTGATATTAAGTGCAACCATATTTGCACCTTTAGATGCCCAATTTAGCCGTATTTCTAATCTGGAAGGCGGCATGGAGGAGCTATCCCCACATCGCCATGCTTTCCAGCTTGCTTTACTTGATCATTTTTTAGAAAAGCCCTGGTTAGGTCAGGGAATTGGCACCAAGATACAGTTGATCGGTCCTGATGGTAATTATATTAGTTCTAATATAACATGGGGACATGGTACATATACAAGCATTTTAGCTATCTTTGGAATTTTGGGAGGGATATATTTATTTATTTTTTTGTTTGGATCAACAATTAAAATGTATTTTTTTAAAAGAAAATATATTAATCTTACCAATAATATCAATGACGGAATAATTATATTAATTTTTTGTATATTAAACTTAATAATATTATCAATCAGGTTTATTGCAGAAGGCAATGGATTTAATTTTCCAATACTTTTTTGCTTTGTAGGTTTGGGTATCGGCACAATATCAAAAATGGATCATTTGCTTAAGCACCCTAATAGTAATTACACAACAATTCAAATTATAAAAAAATAA
- a CDS encoding glycosyltransferase family 4 protein: MSPQYKIIITFSSFQGLGGVANYYKILLPYLVDKQFSIKYFESGSVKGKGRFAHFISDQFRYRRLLKTNDIHLIHINPSLNFKSFVRDSLFILQAKKNGLPVLVFFRGWDELFAKYIASYFLSIFGYTFGKADAFIVLASEFKKKLRKWGVTGPIYLQTTTVDPDLLNGFNIEQKMLNLKANKLLRVLYLARIEKAKGIFETVDAVKCLVDKGLQIKLSIAGDGPALEKLQSYVQDLELPPGTIKFLGYVRGNDKAVAFSEHDLYCFPTYYGEGMPNSVLEALAFGMPVITCPVGGLVDIFQDGVMGAFVAPGDANAIADKFLAFTSDREALAKISKFNHKFAQEHLMAPKVVKNLLEIYRNTLEASTDGR, from the coding sequence ATGTCACCACAATATAAAATAATTATCACGTTTTCATCTTTTCAAGGACTTGGTGGTGTTGCCAATTACTATAAGATTCTTCTGCCTTACTTGGTTGATAAGCAGTTTTCTATAAAATATTTTGAATCTGGCTCAGTCAAAGGTAAAGGTAGATTTGCTCATTTCATAAGCGATCAGTTCAGATATAGACGATTACTAAAGACTAATGACATTCATTTAATACACATTAACCCTTCTCTAAATTTTAAAAGCTTCGTTCGTGACAGTTTGTTTATTTTACAGGCCAAAAAGAATGGTCTGCCTGTACTTGTTTTTTTTCGTGGCTGGGATGAATTATTTGCTAAATACATTGCTTCGTATTTTTTAAGTATTTTTGGCTATACGTTTGGAAAGGCTGATGCTTTTATCGTTTTGGCTTCCGAATTCAAGAAAAAGCTCAGGAAATGGGGAGTTACGGGTCCAATTTATTTGCAGACCACCACTGTAGATCCAGATCTTTTAAATGGATTTAACATTGAACAAAAAATGTTAAATCTTAAAGCCAATAAACTGTTAAGAGTACTTTACTTGGCTCGCATTGAAAAAGCCAAAGGAATTTTTGAAACTGTGGACGCAGTAAAATGCCTGGTTGACAAGGGGTTACAAATTAAACTTTCAATTGCTGGAGATGGCCCTGCACTTGAAAAGCTTCAGTCTTATGTTCAAGATCTGGAGCTGCCTCCTGGAACAATCAAATTTCTGGGATATGTCAGAGGTAATGACAAGGCTGTGGCTTTTAGTGAGCACGACCTTTACTGTTTTCCAACCTACTATGGTGAAGGCATGCCAAACTCAGTGCTGGAGGCCCTTGCTTTTGGCATGCCTGTCATTACTTGTCCTGTTGGAGGGCTGGTAGATATATTTCAGGACGGAGTTATGGGAGCGTTTGTGGCTCCAGGTGATGCTAATGCAATAGCTGATAAATTCCTGGCCTTTACTTCTGATCGAGAAGCTCTGGCTAAGATTTCGAAATTTAATCATAAATTCGCCCAAGAACACTTAATGGCCCCTAAAGTTGTTAAGAACTTACTGGAGATATACCGCAATACCCTGGAGGCAAGTACTGATGGACGATAA
- a CDS encoding sulfotransferase family protein, translated as MDDNSDAGKPIFIVGTPRSGTTLTAKILGRHSRLFMPGETHFFEDIWARRKDLGSKFDQSCRLKILERLKTLYARYNEPDDQALVEALLGNTQLCNNIIKRWNSYKDVFSTFMEMQMLHEGQKRWGNNTPKDIFYVQTIIEFFPQAKILVCVRDVRDFLLSYQGKWRATAPEEVERLKKLYHPLITSLLWKSSVNLLPGIKNIVAQENLHIIRYEDLVTEPENTMREVCVKIGEEFEQEMLDVGTYGSAYGDKGKGIFATSVGRWKTQLSKEETWIAQKICRTEMDYLGYEMAQTKKNYLRVLGLYTSAPIALFRGLYANRHKRGPFIPYLARRLMLFR; from the coding sequence ATGGACGATAACTCAGACGCTGGCAAACCTATTTTCATAGTCGGGACTCCCCGTTCCGGTACGACCCTCACCGCAAAAATATTAGGCAGACATTCTCGCCTTTTCATGCCTGGAGAGACTCATTTTTTCGAAGATATCTGGGCCAGGAGAAAGGATCTTGGCAGTAAGTTTGACCAGTCCTGCCGTCTTAAGATCCTGGAGAGGCTAAAGACATTGTATGCCCGTTATAACGAGCCTGATGATCAGGCCCTGGTTGAGGCTTTACTGGGTAATACCCAACTATGCAATAATATTATCAAAAGATGGAATTCTTATAAAGATGTTTTTTCTACCTTCATGGAAATGCAAATGCTTCATGAAGGCCAGAAACGCTGGGGGAATAATACACCTAAAGACATTTTTTATGTTCAAACAATAATAGAATTTTTTCCTCAAGCCAAAATTCTTGTCTGTGTACGAGATGTGCGTGATTTTTTGTTGTCGTACCAGGGAAAATGGCGTGCTACAGCCCCGGAAGAGGTTGAACGGCTGAAAAAACTCTACCATCCCCTGATAACTTCTCTACTCTGGAAATCCAGTGTAAATCTGCTGCCAGGCATTAAAAATATAGTTGCTCAGGAAAACTTACACATTATTCGCTATGAAGACCTGGTAACTGAGCCTGAGAATACAATGAGAGAGGTATGTGTCAAGATTGGAGAGGAATTTGAACAGGAAATGCTCGATGTTGGAACCTATGGCAGTGCTTACGGGGATAAGGGAAAGGGAATTTTTGCTACCTCTGTAGGACGATGGAAAACTCAGTTGAGCAAGGAAGAGACCTGGATTGCTCAAAAAATATGCAGGACAGAGATGGACTATCTTGGGTATGAAATGGCTCAAACAAAAAAAAACTATTTGAGAGTACTCGGGCTTTATACCAGCGCTCCAATAGCACTTTTCAGGGGGCTTTACGCCAACCGTCACAAGCGCGGTCCGTTTATTCCCTATCTTGCCCGGCGTCTTATGTTATTTCGATAG
- a CDS encoding alginate lyase family protein yields the protein MNIPWLLHRLSKMPLSEIPWRLLEKSKKIIDRRKVFACPDSNASFDSKIFQLCANAEVGRLQELFPESLNVNFSVARASMENRYQAFGVAIAFQDEIQWHLDPITKKAWPNKFWGDINYRDKNFGGVKFVWEFNRLYCLFALGLSYRITREMQYAHKILEIVASWLKGNPYPMGVNWSSGIESGVRLANLVWALSFLHDYPFSKAQLESINSFVWLHAIRLHRYPSRHSSANNHLLAEGFGLFAAGLYFPNMPEANSWLKQGRQILDAEAGRQILPDGGSFEYSTTYLSFVFDFFLLYRHMCLLCGLSYSPVVDERLEKACLFIHSIMDKDDNLPNIGDQDSAVLVNFGLSNTRNFSSILNTCAVLFKAPELATDQPDLKTWLLTGQIPQPAPNRQLLNRPEYWLHEHSGLAVIKDEVQAKEVLFVGNATPLGLAPLYAHGHLDALSFTLSVNGMELLVDPGTYLYHGGGNWREYFRSTAAHNTIRLNQQELSRQTGDFMFGRPYRITENSLQEQGGRIIWSASHDAFLKNNPQAQVVRKVVWDRSSASFTIADQIEARGNCFVELFFHCHPECLVVAIDNGLAIARGVVRLDLLIDPVMEVQILRGSQFPMAGWYSPGFNEIKECVTMRFYGTLPGKSEILTCMKVAFG from the coding sequence ATGAACATCCCCTGGCTCTTGCACCGTCTTTCCAAAATGCCCTTGTCTGAGATACCGTGGCGGCTTCTGGAAAAATCCAAAAAGATTATTGACCGACGAAAGGTATTTGCCTGTCCAGACAGCAACGCCAGTTTTGACAGCAAAATTTTTCAGCTTTGCGCAAACGCCGAGGTCGGTAGGTTACAGGAACTTTTTCCTGAAAGCCTTAATGTTAACTTCTCAGTGGCCCGCGCTTCTATGGAGAACCGGTACCAGGCTTTTGGGGTTGCGATTGCCTTCCAGGACGAGATTCAGTGGCATCTTGATCCCATAACCAAAAAGGCCTGGCCGAACAAATTCTGGGGGGATATTAACTATCGGGACAAAAATTTTGGTGGGGTTAAGTTCGTCTGGGAGTTCAATCGGTTGTACTGTCTGTTTGCCCTGGGTTTATCCTACCGCATTACCAGGGAAATGCAATACGCGCACAAAATTCTGGAAATAGTTGCATCATGGTTAAAAGGTAATCCCTACCCCATGGGCGTTAACTGGTCCAGTGGTATTGAAAGTGGTGTGAGACTGGCCAACCTGGTTTGGGCCCTCAGTTTTCTGCATGATTACCCATTTTCCAAGGCACAACTGGAATCCATCAACAGTTTTGTCTGGCTGCATGCCATTCGTCTGCACAGATATCCTTCCAGGCATTCCTCGGCAAACAATCATCTGTTGGCTGAAGGTTTCGGGCTGTTCGCGGCTGGCCTGTATTTCCCCAATATGCCCGAGGCAAATTCATGGCTAAAACAGGGAAGGCAGATACTGGACGCGGAGGCAGGCCGTCAGATCCTGCCGGATGGTGGTAGTTTTGAATACTCCACCACTTATCTTTCCTTTGTCTTTGATTTTTTTCTGCTCTACCGGCATATGTGTCTGCTCTGCGGGCTAAGTTACAGCCCGGTGGTGGATGAGCGTCTTGAAAAGGCCTGTTTGTTCATCCATTCCATAATGGACAAGGACGACAACCTGCCCAATATCGGGGATCAGGACAGCGCCGTCCTGGTCAATTTTGGCCTTAGCAATACCCGGAATTTTAGTTCTATTCTTAATACCTGCGCAGTCTTGTTCAAGGCGCCTGAACTGGCCACTGATCAGCCAGATTTAAAGACATGGCTTCTTACCGGGCAGATACCGCAACCAGCCCCAAACCGCCAATTACTGAACAGGCCTGAATACTGGCTGCATGAACATAGCGGACTGGCGGTAATAAAGGATGAAGTCCAGGCCAAAGAAGTGCTTTTTGTGGGCAATGCCACGCCACTGGGGCTGGCTCCTCTGTACGCCCATGGCCACCTGGATGCCCTTTCCTTCACCCTTTCTGTGAATGGCATGGAATTATTGGTTGACCCAGGGACCTATCTTTATCACGGCGGAGGCAACTGGAGGGAATATTTCAGATCCACTGCCGCGCATAACACCATCCGCCTTAATCAGCAGGAACTTTCCAGACAAACAGGGGATTTTATGTTTGGCAGGCCCTACCGCATTACTGAAAACAGCCTGCAGGAACAAGGCGGCCGCATAATATGGTCGGCCAGCCATGACGCGTTTCTCAAAAATAATCCCCAGGCCCAGGTAGTGCGAAAGGTTGTCTGGGACAGAAGCAGCGCATCATTTACCATTGCCGACCAGATAGAGGCCAGAGGTAATTGTTTTGTTGAGCTTTTTTTTCATTGCCATCCTGAGTGTCTTGTAGTTGCCATTGACAATGGGCTTGCCATTGCCAGAGGGGTGGTCAGGCTCGACCTTCTGATCGATCCTGTTATGGAGGTCCAGATTTTGCGTGGATCACAATTTCCCATGGCTGGATGGTATTCTCCTGGTTTCAATGAAATTAAGGAATGCGTGACCATGCGTTTTTATGGAACATTGCCAGGAAAATCTGAGATTCTGACCTGTATGAAAGTCGCCTTTGGCTGA
- a CDS encoding glycosyltransferase — protein MLKIVFYMPSFAGGGAERNSVLVANEFTRLGHKVSIVVDNPSGPNKKSLLDDVKIISLNGSKHFDHIFSLRKHIKNIKPDIIFARVGLSNIKVLFSTIFCISWKNLIISYENLYEPSAKTGGRLTYVLSFFLTRITGATIAVSEDVKSELVNRFKASRKRIHVLHNPVDLQWIHQQAIETKPSWLEGKQYILSVGRLIYQKDYPTLLKAFAQIAGYCDLDLVILGDGPKRKEIESLVLELNLSGRVHLPGYLDNPFSVYQGAELFVLSSVFEGFGNVLIEALALGIPVVSTRCPGGPKEILDNGNYGKLVPVGDPNALADAILSTLVNPVDSSSLRLRAKDFSIEHIAEKYLSLLSVRSPSKIL, from the coding sequence ATGCTAAAGATTGTATTTTATATGCCTTCCTTTGCAGGTGGTGGAGCTGAGCGCAACAGCGTTTTAGTTGCAAATGAATTCACACGTCTTGGTCATAAAGTATCAATTGTTGTAGATAATCCATCAGGCCCTAATAAAAAATCATTACTTGATGATGTAAAAATTATAAGCCTTAATGGAAGTAAACACTTTGATCATATTTTTTCATTACGCAAACATATTAAAAATATAAAGCCTGATATTATTTTTGCACGAGTTGGACTTTCAAATATTAAAGTTTTATTTTCAACAATTTTCTGCATTTCATGGAAAAATTTAATTATTTCTTATGAGAATTTATACGAACCATCAGCTAAAACTGGTGGCAGGCTTACTTATGTGCTTTCTTTTTTTCTAACCAGGATCACTGGGGCTACAATTGCTGTATCAGAAGATGTTAAATCCGAACTAGTAAATCGTTTTAAGGCAAGCAGAAAGCGCATTCATGTTTTGCATAATCCAGTGGATCTGCAATGGATACATCAGCAAGCTATAGAAACTAAGCCTTCCTGGTTGGAAGGTAAGCAATATATACTGTCAGTTGGCCGTTTGATTTACCAGAAGGATTACCCAACATTGCTCAAAGCTTTTGCTCAAATTGCTGGGTATTGTGATTTAGACCTTGTTATTTTAGGCGATGGGCCTAAAAGAAAAGAAATAGAAAGTCTTGTACTTGAGCTTAATTTAAGCGGACGAGTGCATCTACCTGGTTATCTCGACAATCCATTTTCAGTTTATCAAGGGGCTGAGCTGTTTGTTCTTTCATCAGTTTTTGAGGGGTTTGGAAACGTACTCATTGAAGCCTTAGCTCTTGGCATACCAGTTGTATCTACCCGCTGCCCAGGCGGGCCAAAGGAGATATTGGATAATGGCAATTATGGGAAATTAGTTCCTGTCGGAGACCCAAATGCTTTAGCTGATGCGATTCTTTCTACTCTTGTTAATCCAGTTGATTCTAGCTCCCTGCGCTTACGTGCAAAAGATTTTTCTATTGAACATATCGCTGAAAAATATTTAAGCTTGTTGTCGGTCAGATCTCCCAGCAAAATATTATAG
- a CDS encoding heparinase II/III domain-containing protein — MNNYYLIKLRERNVFQILTGAFLLTCKIFRMFRKKRKIKKLDYYNINNLCINNENLLKNNIDNWLLCNDRNVMRYITSRIQDLKKNSSSKNALLQAADDACNGKFYIYTKNYELGRSIDWSTDLTGSGVWPRKFVRWYRFPDNSPLRGDYRHIWELNRHHHLILLGLAWKITENELYAKTILDHITSWIDQNPVYYTLNWASSMEVSIRLINWIFAVSLIQNSSSAGTKNIIYVMKGIIQHHKYLEDNLSINIPQNSGNIKLRNNHTIIEICGLLISSSFVKHVSDVDTERSLDSLKSLLLEEILFQTYNDGMNVEQSTNYQRFTLEGLLITALTSRDHDFRSSLIKIADKHLSALDALKINDNTFLLVGDEDNGHCFTTKPFARPDDMTEALDMYKTLNSSFSPIKLFEPRVLPDSGHWCWHGFFGAMPVIVYFRAGKMDFPHLPGYAPHVHCDLLSFSIFINESPVFVDSGSYSYHYIHERNILRDDRSHNTFKLNDIVQMQIVGMFNTKNHAEAKLIDYNNVSVTGTMKLIDNNKIVNVQRTMSIDITTKTINIIDSIHNNNSYRIKWFLNIHPDFNVNNSCVLNGDIAFSINGLPEFKIEKSLYSPEYGKLEDSCRLVAVDYSTSKSQYTRHWQISLLD; from the coding sequence ATGAATAATTACTATTTAATAAAATTACGCGAACGTAATGTTTTTCAAATTTTAACTGGTGCATTTCTTTTAACCTGTAAAATCTTCAGAATGTTTAGAAAAAAAAGAAAAATAAAAAAGTTAGATTATTATAATATAAATAATCTATGTATTAATAATGAAAATTTATTAAAAAATAATATTGATAACTGGTTACTTTGTAATGATAGGAATGTTATGAGATACATAACAAGTAGGATACAAGATTTAAAGAAAAACAGTAGCTCTAAAAATGCATTATTGCAGGCAGCTGACGATGCTTGTAATGGAAAGTTTTATATTTATACAAAAAATTATGAATTAGGCCGTTCAATAGACTGGAGCACTGACCTGACTGGCTCAGGTGTTTGGCCACGTAAGTTTGTCCGCTGGTATCGCTTTCCAGATAATTCTCCTCTGCGAGGAGATTACCGACATATTTGGGAACTCAATAGGCATCACCATTTAATTCTTTTAGGGTTAGCCTGGAAAATTACAGAAAATGAACTTTATGCTAAAACAATACTTGATCATATAACAAGCTGGATTGATCAAAATCCTGTCTATTATACACTCAATTGGGCTAGCTCAATGGAGGTTTCAATACGTCTTATCAATTGGATATTTGCAGTTTCATTAATACAAAATAGTTCTTCTGCTGGTACCAAAAATATAATTTATGTGATGAAGGGTATAATTCAGCATCATAAGTATTTAGAAGATAATTTATCAATTAATATTCCACAAAATTCAGGAAATATCAAGTTACGTAATAATCATACAATTATAGAAATATGTGGACTGCTAATCTCTTCATCTTTTGTTAAGCATGTATCCGATGTAGATACCGAGAGGTCTTTAGACTCTTTAAAATCATTATTGTTAGAGGAAATATTATTTCAGACTTATAATGACGGCATGAATGTTGAGCAGTCAACTAACTACCAACGCTTTACTCTCGAAGGTTTGCTAATCACTGCTTTAACAAGCAGAGATCATGATTTTCGTAGTTCATTGATTAAAATAGCCGATAAGCATCTGAGTGCTTTGGATGCTTTAAAGATCAATGATAATACTTTTCTTTTAGTAGGAGATGAAGATAATGGTCATTGTTTTACTACTAAACCGTTTGCTAGGCCAGATGATATGACTGAAGCACTTGATATGTATAAAACTTTAAATTCTTCTTTTTCACCAATTAAACTGTTTGAACCAAGAGTGCTTCCAGATAGTGGACATTGGTGCTGGCATGGATTTTTCGGTGCAATGCCTGTTATAGTCTATTTTCGTGCTGGAAAAATGGATTTTCCACATTTACCAGGCTATGCCCCTCATGTTCATTGTGATTTACTATCATTTTCTATATTTATTAATGAAAGTCCTGTATTTGTTGATTCAGGATCTTACTCTTATCACTATATTCATGAGCGAAACATATTGCGTGATGACAGATCGCATAACACTTTTAAATTAAATGATATTGTTCAGATGCAAATTGTTGGTATGTTCAATACTAAAAATCATGCAGAAGCTAAATTGATTGATTATAATAATGTATCTGTTACAGGAACAATGAAATTGATTGATAATAATAAGATTGTCAATGTTCAACGCACGATGTCAATAGATATTACTACAAAAACTATAAATATAATTGATTCTATACATAATAATAATTCTTATCGTATCAAGTGGTTTTTGAATATACATCCTGACTTTAATGTAAATAATAGTTGTGTCTTGAATGGCGATATTGCTTTCAGTATAAATGGATTGCCAGAATTTAAAATTGAGAAGAGCCTTTATTCACCTGAATATGGTAAATTAGAAGATTCTTGTAGGCTTGTAGCAGTTGATTATTCTACTTCAAAATCTCAATATACACGTCACTGGCAAATAAGTTTATTGGATTAG
- a CDS encoding glycosyltransferase — protein sequence MITHVFPPYGTVGGSIRLVKFLKYLSQNQSRWTPTVLTLRDDLDLLLVGRNSAFSLEEVPENTDIVRTNTREFRMPSLFKGLLRNILRKTMLVLAKPADKYILVPDDNLLWSRHLLVAARKLLAQKKYDVIYATAPPFSTLLSAVRLKVETGLPLVLDIKDDWIVPERYSGIKRFRLPLERRMEAKCIQAADQVITVTKKSQDSYQEKYPQVADRINYIPNGCDVDEYLPFWEETIEKFQKFTLVHAGVFSSRRDLSSLFKAIRKLVNNNTNFAQNFKFMIIGRVPTDQWLAIQRCGISEYVHIKEYLPRKEYLEVLMRSHVPVAINYNIKTLIPGKVYEYWGSRNRMLLLDSNDSAAAEIVKGYDLGDIVNHNDEEGIYKSIYQSWLNYQNGIHKQVAVDDLILFDRKNLANMLENVLDKA from the coding sequence ATGATTACACATGTTTTTCCCCCATATGGCACTGTTGGTGGATCAATACGGTTAGTTAAGTTTTTAAAGTATCTATCTCAGAATCAATCTAGGTGGACGCCAACGGTTTTGACTTTGCGCGATGATCTTGACTTACTGCTTGTTGGTCGCAATTCTGCTTTCAGCCTTGAAGAAGTCCCTGAGAATACAGATATTGTTAGGACAAACACAAGGGAATTCAGAATGCCATCATTGTTCAAAGGTTTGCTACGCAATATCCTTCGTAAGACAATGCTGGTGCTGGCCAAGCCAGCAGACAAGTATATTCTTGTTCCCGATGACAACCTATTGTGGAGTCGACATTTACTTGTTGCAGCCCGCAAACTTTTAGCCCAAAAAAAATACGATGTCATTTATGCCACTGCGCCTCCCTTCTCGACTTTGCTTTCAGCAGTAAGGCTTAAAGTAGAAACCGGTCTCCCCCTTGTCCTGGACATCAAAGATGACTGGATAGTTCCTGAGCGTTATAGTGGCATAAAGCGATTTCGGTTGCCTTTAGAAAGGCGTATGGAAGCCAAATGTATACAAGCAGCTGACCAGGTGATTACTGTGACAAAAAAAAGTCAGGATTCATACCAGGAGAAATATCCTCAAGTTGCAGACCGCATTAATTATATTCCAAATGGCTGTGATGTAGATGAATATTTACCATTCTGGGAAGAAACTATTGAAAAATTTCAAAAATTTACTCTTGTGCATGCAGGTGTCTTTTCATCAAGGCGTGACTTGTCAAGTTTGTTTAAAGCTATTCGTAAATTGGTAAATAACAACACAAATTTTGCTCAAAACTTTAAATTTATGATTATTGGTCGCGTCCCGACTGATCAGTGGCTTGCCATTCAGAGGTGTGGAATATCAGAGTACGTACATATAAAAGAATACTTACCTCGTAAAGAATATTTAGAGGTTTTGATGCGATCTCATGTGCCAGTAGCAATCAATTATAATATAAAAACACTAATTCCAGGCAAGGTTTATGAATATTGGGGAAGCAGGAATCGTATGTTGCTTCTTGATTCAAATGATAGTGCAGCAGCTGAAATCGTTAAAGGATACGACCTTGGTGATATAGTTAATCATAATGATGAAGAAGGAATTTACAAATCTATATATCAGTCTTGGTTGAACTATCAAAATGGCATACACAAGCAAGTTGCAGTAGATGATTTAATCTTATTTGATCGTAAAAATCTTGCAAATATGCTGGAAAATGTTTTAGATAAAGCATGA